agcgtcttcagtttttttttacgcgggaagcctgttaaagctgcacgcagctctagttattatttatttttattatttttttttcaaattggtcctacaaacttgaaattcacctcaaatgtgcagaagttctcagctagcaataaaatgcaaattttatgcatgactgaccacgctttcacgctccagtgagcaaaacgcgttttcagtttttttgcgatttctcaaaattgatacatgctattgggttgaaattcataacaatgattaatagACATTTTTCGGATACactatgtcaaggatacgcatgagtgacctcagcgatacgctccagtgagcaatataggattttacattttcatcttcttctcgagaacgacactacttagagtcttgaaatttacatcacatgcagataataagttccccatcataaattgcaaattttatgtatgactgaccacgctttcacgctccagtgagcaaaacgcgttttcagtttttttgcgatttctcaaaattgatatatgctattgggttgaaattcataccaatgattaatggacatgttccggatacgatatgtcaaggagaCGCATGattgacctcggcgatacgctccagtgagcaatatgggattttacattttcatcttctcctcgagaacgacactacttagtgacttgaaatttacatcacatgtagataataagtcccccatcataaattacaaattttatgcatgactgacaacgctttcacgctccagtgagcaaaacgcgtcttcagttttttagcgatttctcaaaattgatacatgctattgggttgaaattcataacaatgattaatggacatgttccggatacgatatgtcaaggatacgcatgagtgacctcggcgatacgctccagtgagcaatataggattttacattttcatctacttctcgagaacgacactacttagagacttcaaatttacatcacatgcagataataagtcccccatcataaattgcaaattttatgcatgactgaccacgctttcacgctccagtgagcaaaacgcgtcttcagtttttttgcgatttctcaaaattgatacatgctattgggttgaaattcataacattgattaatggacatgttccggatacaatatgttaaggatacgcatgagtgatctcggcgatacgctccagtgagcaatataggatttcacattttcatcttcttctcgagaacgacactacttagagacttgaaatttacatcacatgcagataataagtcctccatcataaattgcaaattttatgcatgactgaccacgttttcacgctccagtgagcaaaacgcgtcttcagtttttttgcgatttctcaaaattgatacatgctattgggttgaaatttataacaatgattaatggacatgttccggatacgatatgtcaaggatacgcatgagtgacctcggcgatacgctccagtgagcgatataggattttacattttcatcttcttctcgagaacgacactacttaaagacttgaaatttacatcacatgcagataataagtcccccatcataaattgcaaattttatgcatgactgaccacgcttttacgctccagtgagccaaacgcgtcttcagttttttttacgcgggaagcctgttaaagctgcacgcagctctagttcgTACTTGAAATACACAGAAAATGACAAATATGCTATTTCGCTTCTCATGCGGCCAACATTAGGAACAAACAAACTACAGATTGAATTTCCTCCCGTCCAGCAACAAACGTTAGGTGCATCATGCGGACCATTTGCAATAAGTTTTTGCATAGCTTTATGCGAAAGAATTAGACCAGAGGATATAGTTTTCGATGAGATAAATCTGCGAAAAAAGATTTATGATGGCATAAGTTCTAAACGATTCtcaccaaattttaatatcgaCCGAAACCACaataaaaccaatactaaattcatggatattcagatattttgtaACTGCCGACTGCCCTACATACAAAATCAGACTATGATAGAATGCACTTCATGTTTGGAATGGTACCGCCCGGAATGTTGCAATACTCCTGTGCCAACTGAGGCACTGGAAGATTGCAAAATTGAATGGCATTGCGAGAAGTGCAATCGATGCTAAATTTTTTCGTTATATATTCACCATATGCCTAACTCCAATTATTTTTCAGATCCATCGGCTTCATGGACACACAAATGATCAGTCTATTTTACCTTTTGCAATATATGCCAAAGTTAGGGGTTTTCTCTCTCGATCGTCGCCAGTTTTGAGATGAAAACCACCACGATAGTTGGCACCTTGACGTGGTGTGGTGGCTTACTACTAAGACCAACTAATTATCCAATGCAATAAGTGTGTCTTCTACCCCAAGTGTAAATGGGGGACCCTGATTATAAGACATTTTTTTAGGGGCGAACTATGccattttgccatttctatcataaattgactatcgggccatgtttatgcgataataaaaatatcttcctccatacaaactttttcaaactcgctgtattaacacctTATtttatgtactactactggttaAGTTTGACGCTGTAACCACTTGACAATCACTCGGTAGAAATTCAACTTTGACAAACTACAGCTAAAATTCCCAAACAATATTCCAACACCAGTAACACACAGCCATGCACAAACTTAACCAGTCCTAATAAAAACATATTGATATAACATACGTATGTTTATTATGTGATGGTTAAATTCGAATATGAGCTAATAATAAAGCACACAAGATAGTTGTATATGTAGTTAATAATGAAGTTTTCTCGAGAATCAACTTCATTGTTTATTTCCGTAGCAATGTCCAATCAGCAACACGCTGCACAGACTATATTAAAAATTGCAGTTGCATAAACACTTTTGAAAGGGACAACTagacattcaaaaaaaaaattcatgcgTAAAATGACAGAATATTTATACCCAAACTATGATGTTATAATTCTGCATGTACTAATTGTTAGAATGAGTTAAAATTTTCCAAAGCTTAATAATTGAATCTAAGATGAATTAAATTCTCGAACCCTATAAAATGAAATGGGGAAAgatcaaaaaatacaatattctgtTTCGCAAATGTCTTCCAATTCACTGATTTTATTACTCAAGAAGTTTCACATTTGTGGCCGGCCTGTGGTCCTTTACTGCTTTGCTCTACGCTGAAGCTCACTTTCTGGTCTACAACGAGTGTCGTTAATCCAGCATCTGATATTGCCCGGAAATGCACAAAAAT
The genomic region above belongs to Styela clava chromosome 13, kaStyClav1.hap1.2, whole genome shotgun sequence and contains:
- the LOC144431321 gene encoding cold shock-like protein CspG, which gives rise to MTLNITFKMSETGTVKWFNEEKGFGFIQRDNGDTDIFVHFRAISDAGLTTLVVDQKVSFSVEQSSKGPQAGHKCETS